The Helianthus annuus cultivar XRQ/B chromosome 15, HanXRQr2.0-SUNRISE, whole genome shotgun sequence genomic sequence TGGCCCGTTTCCCTACAACAGAAGATATGATCAACAGAATGTCTGGGAATGAAATCTTGGGAAATTCCAATCCCATTATCTTTAGATCCGGAGTTATCGGAAAGAATAAAGCCAACAGAAATAGTGTATGCTTTTTGCTGTTCCttaatttattaaactttctCTTAGATGATAAAGATTGATTATATTGTGTATGTTTTATGCAAATCGTTCAGGGATACGGTGGTAGAAAAAGAGGGAAAAACAGTGCAGCCAAAGTGGAGAAACCGCGAGAAGTTGTTCATGTGAGAGCAAGGAGAGGTGAAGCTACTGATAGTCACAGTTTGGCAGAAAGGGTTTGTTTCAATCATAAAATTTCTCTAATTCTTTTTATATGGACTTAAAGAAGGACCATGGCTTATTTACAAGATAAGAAGTGTTCAAATCAAGCCAATAAAATAAACCCGTGTCGAAAATGAATTGATTTAGCTGGACATGATGACTAAATTAATGGACACGAACAAGAaacaaaacatataaaaataaaactcaCTATACCAAAAATAGTTTCTTGAGTCGATTCACAAAACTAAAACAAGATGACAATTTAGGTTGCAAATTCAGCAGAATTTTTTTTATAAGATACTCAAACACCAAGTTTTATGTTAAATATGGTTTTGCAATATGTTCCAAATTTTCTAAGTTAAATTTGGTTCCGTGGTATCTTCCAAATTTTGTAGACATATGTAGTTTTTATTAGATGCTAAAACTCCAAAATTCTAATGAGATAATACTACCGTCTTGATTATCTTGATGGTTTCTGGATTAGTTGAGAAGAGAGAAGATAAACCGAAAATTACGATGCTTGCAAGAACTAGTTCCAGGATGTTATAAGGTATGAGCTAATCGCGGTTTTCCCATCTTACTCAAGATCCTCACCTTTTTCTATTCAGAATTAATTTATGATCAAATAAATATTTCTATATAACAAATTGTTTCTATgtatttttaataattttccaTCAGTTCTTTTAAAAGTTAATTGTCTTCTTTGTCTTGTGTACCTGCAGACAATGGGAATGTCAGTAATGTTGGAAGTAACAATCAATTATATAAGATCTTTGCAGAATCAGATCGAGGTAACTTATGTGAAAATTTACATAGTTTGTTATCAAGTTACAAAATTTTAACCATCTTCATTATTGTGTGCTTCCCAGTTTCTGTCTATGAAGCTTACAGCTGCAAGCATGTTTTATGACTTCAATTCTGCTGAAATGGATGCTTTTGATACAATGAAGGTAACATGTTACTTTTGGGATCGGTAGACTAAACTAAAAGTGCATACCAAATCATGAATATGATCTTATAATGAGTAATTGGTTGTCAAGTTTTGAATTCTCTCATTATCTAGAAGCATGTTTAGAATTTCCTTGGGTTTTAGTGTCCATAATAATAGGTTCGTTCAAAAAGTTTGTGGCTCGAGGCTCCCTCGACAATAGCTTGCTCAAAATCAGCTCGTTACTAAATGAGTTGAGTCCGGGTCAAGGTAAGCTGGCTCCTTGTCTCGTTTCTTTGGCTCGTTTAAATTAAAGCCAAAATTTTAATATTTGTAATACTATAACCCAATTTTAATATATATAGGTTATAAATTTGTAATATGTAAATTACGCATTATGCGTATGTTAAAAGCATAAAATTTATGTGTGAttctgtaaaaaaaaaattaaaaaacatctAAAAATAAACGAGTTGTTCCGAGCTTTTTAAGCTGAGATTGAGCTCAACATTTTAGCTTTTTAGGATAATTGGCCGAGCCGGCTTGTCTctgtttgtaaacgagccaagccgaGCTTGTTTGCCTTCATTTGTAACTGAGTCGAGCCCAAGCTGGCTCGACTTGTTTAAGCTTTATGGTCAGCCTGTTGATATTGGCATATGAATGCATTAACTACGTGGTCACTAAATCACTAGTACCAAACTACAAAGCGCTGCTTAGGGCTTTTAAACAATACACATTTTGTCGAAATCTGAATTTTATCAGTTTCttcatttagggttttgtaaagcagATTTTATAACTTTTTTACAAGAGTAACATTTCTCCTATTAACTTCCAGCTCCAAATATCAATATGAATTAATTCTAGTTGAGCCGTGGGCTAGATGTAACATATCTAGTACCTAATATAAATAACGATGGATGGTCACATATCGTATGTTTATACCATTTGTTTTATTGGTTGAAAAATTAAAATTCGATCATAGGTAAGTAAATCAGTGAAAGAATTGATGTTACAGGATCAAGGATATGGTTATGAAGCACAAGTTACGGACACGATGGGTGGGGAAGGATATGGAAACCTTCTACAATTTCAATCAACTTGGCCTCTTTGAACTCCATACATCTCTTTGGAATTTATATGATACATACATGTGGCATGCATACTCATTAAATAAATGCCAAAGGTACTCCTTTGCGGAAATATATTTAAACATATTATCTAATAAACATGTATAAGATGATCTAATAATGGTGTTTGATTTGTGATGTACGTGCACTTTGTATTTACTTACTTGTGCCTTACTTTAAGCTTTTTACAACCTTTTTTTTTCTCTCGAGTCTATTATGATTCGATATGTGATTCTCGTGGTAATGATGATTGAGTGGAAGAGTTGGTGATGGGGCATAGTGGGAGGCATAGGTGCTAGGGTAAATTGCATAAAAGAAATTGTTAACTAGATCTAGACTATAAAAGCTAATATATAAAATGTTCATCGTCATCATCCAAATGGTTGTTTCGTGTTAGTGGATGGTCACAACGCGCTCTTGACATGTATCTTTTTTACTTCTTAAAGAGAGGCTTTAGCTCCAACTTTTGGGGAAACTCTAATGGAGAAACGTCTTGTTGGGTGTCAAATCGTTTTAGCTTAATATCTAATTTAATTGGGTATTAGAAATTAGAAAAGTAAGAAATGTATTTAGGAATTTCAACTTACAACTTTTAACAATTTAACGAGTGTGCCTCCAAAGGGTATTAAGTAATCAGGTATTGTGTTGGGTGTCAAATCAAACAAAATATAGTATATGAACCTAGTTTAACACACATGATTTGTATGAATAAAAGTATGGAATGTGCCCTCGGTGATACTTAGTGTAAATATAATTGTTATTGAAGAAAACGAGAGGGTTGTTTCGATTATTAAAAAAATCCGAACATTAGTTCTAAAGGAAGTTCAAATATTGAAAAGAAATTCCAACACAAAGGTAATCTATTGATTTGATTCGACTTATGATCATAAACAATCATGGTGCAACGATCCTTTTATTAAAGGATTTGTTTCGATAGTAGACATCGAATCATACTAACGTACGTAGTAACGTCCACTCACTACTAGAAAAAGGGACAATTTTCTACAGAAATTTCCTACACAATTTTTTTCGTCACAAATTACTACACTTTTATGacgaatttcctacaaaaaaaaattcaagattttgttacaaattttCAATGCATCTATGAcgaaaaataagaaaaccctaattaattaaCAGTTGCGTAACAAATCTATCGGAAATAACctacaaaacaaaaaaataaaggaaaacgatatcgtttcctacacatttatgacgaaaaataagaaaaccctaattaattgacagttgcgtaggaaatgcgtagcaacttgctacgcatttatgacgaaatatttattattatacttagattatattttattatttaatcagtattattattaattattgcgtaggaaatgtgtagcaacttgctacgcatttgtgatggaaatttattgcgtaggaaatgcgtagcaacttgctacgcatttatgacgaaatatttattattatacttagattatattttattgtttaatcagcattattattaattattgcgtaggaaatgtgtagcaacttgctatGCATTTGTGATGAAAAATttattgcgtaggaaatgcgtagcaacttgctacgcatttatgacgaaatatttattattatacttagattattttttaatgtttaatcAGCATTATTATTAATTCCAACACAAAGGTAATCTATTGATTTGATTCGACTTATGATCATAAACAATCATGGTGCAACGATCCTTTTATTAAAGGATTTGTTTCGATAGTAGACATCGAATCATACTAACGTACGTAGTAACGATTTGTTTAACCAAATTAAGTTCGTTCATTAAAAGCAATCTACTACTTTAGGCTTGAACCGTTCAAATTTAAGTGTACAAATTAGTATAAGCTATAACTAAACACAGATGTCGTTCATAATATTTCATTGGATTGTATGATTATATAATGAGTTTGGAGTCATAGAAAAACTCCAACAACTATCAACTATGTGTTCTTTTTTACAAGCCTTAAAATCTTATTAGGGTTTCAAATGTTGAAAAACTTTATTAGAAAAAATAATAAGTGACCAAGTTTATTGCAATCTAATATGTTACCGAATTAGATTCTGGTTTAAAACcaaaaaatcacacaaacaaacCATTGAAGAATCTAATCTAACATAATCGTTTTACATAAGTTTTTAAatcaagattaaaaaaaataaacctaattgttaaaacaaaaataattcaGTCAAATTGTTAGAAAAGTTAGTGCTACAGTCTTCAAAAGTTCAAAGTTAAGAGGGTTAATGTGTCAACTTTCTAGTTGAAGGGATCTTAGTTGTAATAACGGGTGTATTAGCTATTAATGGTAGTTATAAAACATTCACAGAATTAGGTTAGGTCATTCTTCTATCTCCTCAGTTTTGTGTCTTCTTTTTTTCTATTGGTTTGTAATCATTTGAAGTTTCTAATAAACAATCATAATCGTTGGTTGATGATCTATATTTTATGTAATTGTTGAATCAAATTGATTAGGGTTAAGTGCATAGTTCCGCTATTGTggtaacaattggtatcagagctatggcTCATCAATTGATCAAAGTTCTTTGATAATTCTTAAATTGAAGGTGTTCTTAATCGACTGTATATTAAGATTGCACACAAGCTATTTGCTTGTCTGGTAGAATGTCGTTCAAAGAGCAAAACACATACAATCAACAACCAACTCTAATGCTTAATCCTTAACCCAAATAATGAACTAAACATAACATTATATAGGGTCCACATATAAATCGGCCCACATGGCCTAACCCAAGCCCACTAGAAAACTAAGTCCAAATAACCTATAAGTGCGTTTGATAAAGACAAGCGTAAACCTACTCAATTTTATGGCGTTACAAAGTTTAATAATGGTGTCAACAAAGTACGACATATAGAAATTCGATGGAAGAAACGATTTTAGTCTTTGGTGCCTAAAGATGTGACTATTAGTTCATAATGGTGTAATTgaagtgttgataagtgaagatAAAGTAACCACTGTTTAACagacaaagagaagaaagaaTTGATGGAGAAAGCGCACAGTGCCTTCATTCTAAGTCTGTGGACAGAGCTTTGAGGGAAGTTTTAAAAGAAACCACTGTTGCAGGGGTGTTGACAAAGATTAAAGGATTGTATATGATGAAATCATTTGCCAATAGGTTATATCTAAAGAAAAGATTGTATATTTTTCAGATGAATCAAGGAAAGATTGTAGACTTTTCATATGAATCTAGGAAAGACAATTGGAGATCATATAGACAAGTTTAACAAACTCATATTGGATCTTGAATAAATTGAGGTGACAATTGATGATGAAGATATGGCAATTATACTTTTGGGATAATTACCTCATGCATATGAGCATTTTGGCAGCTATGAATTCAAAAGAATTGCATAAGAAATCTAACAGAAGGAAAAGAAGGTTCTGGTGGTCTTTTTGTAAGAAGAAGAACTAAAAATAGAAACACAAAGATGAAGTTTAAACGAAGGTCAAAATCAAAGACAAAACTGATGTGTTTTGTATTTAATTCCGAGAaacaaattaagaaatattgccTTAATAGACTCAAGAAGAAAAAACTGATTATAGTTCTTCAAAGAATTCAGGAAATCACTCTCCTAAAACTTCTTTAGAAGGATGTGATAGAGCAGATGTTTTGGTGGTTTCTACATCAAACATGGGCGATGAATAGGTAATGGACTTAGGAGGTTACTTTCACATGACACAAATAAAAAGAGTTCTTCAAAGATCTAGTTGGGAGATAAAAGACTTTATCAGATTCAAGGTATTGGAAAAGTTAGtttcaaaaatggataatggatcTCTAATAACCCTCAAGAGTGTGAGGCATATTCCAACTTTAAAGAGAAATTTGATTTCACTTAGAACATTTGAAAGTGATGGCTATCAAGTTATTCTAAAGAATGGGAAGGCAAATGTTGTTAAGGGGTCGACGGTTGTGTTGTGTGGTACTAGATTAAACAACAATATATATTCCTAGATGGTAAAGTGGTCACTTGCTCTGTATGTGTTGCTAAAGGTAAAAGTGAGGAAACCTCTAAGTTGTGGCATATGAGAATGGGGCATATTAGCATACAAGATTTAGTTGAGTCAAATAAGCAACATTTAATTAAAGATATAGAAGGTTGTGATGCTGGTTTCTGTGAACAGTTAATTGCAAGCCATTTGATTGTGGTAGGTACACCACAACAAAATGATTTGGAAAAGAGGATTAATAGAACACTTTTGAGTAAGTTAAGGTGTTTGTCATTTCAAATTGGTATGCCTAAGATGTTTTGTGCTGAGACTTTATCCACAACTGCAATACTTATCAATATGCCTCCTTCATCAGCTTTATAAATGAAAACTCCTATGGACAGATGGTCTGGAAGTTACAGTAGGCTAAGGGTATTTGGGTCTTTAACCTATGCATATGTTAACCAAGGGAAACAAAGAGCGTGAAGTGTGTAATATTAGGTTAACCTAGGGGAGTCAAAGGTTATAGACTATTGAGAATGGATGAGGGTAAACCAAAGGTGATAATCAACAGAGATGTTCCTATGATCAAGGAagacatttttataaaaatttaattggTAAGCAAAAATATGAAGAGGTTAACAAGTATAACCATGGTCATGGAGTTCA encodes the following:
- the LOC110905360 gene encoding transcription factor BEE 1 — translated: MDDHFTLELNSNMELLDNSNSPSLGNFNSSNDSGHEFTPLSGNNLADRRYQRHDHSLPFMPLPDGTEDNPSFSFDEDHQADSFFDPLARFPTTEDMINRMSGNEILGNSNPIIFRSGVIGKNKANRNSGYGGRKRGKNSAAKVEKPREVVHVRARRGEATDSHSLAERLRREKINRKLRCLQELVPGCYKTMGMSVMLEVTINYIRSLQNQIEFLSMKLTAASMFYDFNSAEMDAFDTMKDQGYGYEAQVTDTMGGEGYGNLLQFQSTWPL